The Pseudomonas protegens genome contains the following window.
TTGTTCTGCATGAAGTTCATTTGGCCTCCGGTCATTGCTGCTTTGCACGAACGTCAAAAGAAGATCGCGGATGGACTGGACGCTGCCAGCCGAGCAGCTCGTGACCTGGAACTGGCCCAAGATAAAGCGGGTCAGCAACTGCGCGAAGCTAAAGCTCAGGCAGCTGAAATCATCGAGCAAGCCAAGAAGCGCGGTTCTCAGATCGTCGACGAAGCCCGTGAACAGGCTCGTGTCGAAGCTGAACGTGTGAAGGCTCAGGCTCAGGCCGAGATCGAACAGGAACTGAACGGTGTCAAAGACGCGCTGCGTGCCCAACTGGGTAGCCTGGCAGTCAACGGCGCAGAGAAGATCCTGGGTGCCACAATCGATCAAAACGCGCACGCAGAGCTGGTTAACAAACTGGCTGCTGAAATTTAAGCGAGGGCGATCATGGCAGAACTGACCACGTTGGCCCGACCTTACGCTAAGGCGGCCTTCGAGCACGCTCAGGCCCACCAGCAGCTGGCCTCTTGGTCAGCCATGCTCGGCCTGGCTGCAGCGGTGTCACAAG
Protein-coding sequences here:
- a CDS encoding F0F1 ATP synthase subunit B codes for the protein MNINATLIGQSVAFLIFVLFCMKFIWPPVIAALHERQKKIADGLDAASRAARDLELAQDKAGQQLREAKAQAAEIIEQAKKRGSQIVDEAREQARVEAERVKAQAQAEIEQELNGVKDALRAQLGSLAVNGAEKILGATIDQNAHAELVNKLAAEI